From the genome of Anopheles moucheti chromosome 3, idAnoMoucSN_F20_07, whole genome shotgun sequence, one region includes:
- the LOC128302819 gene encoding thioredoxin-related transmembrane protein 2 homolog: MSFKEDLLLLLKPYYWINILMSISFIVAKRAPFICDYLWTNLFQQEDQCELDGRETEILFFLLIVVMIRTRKTGSVTMINYLTSSFMYTKIANLGLWFYNDIRLGMIYFVFFILVALLLPEPTYTGPENVLYFRTENGLQEELEKDKRVTWLVTFYTVWNPACVTFAPVFSELSNEYALSNLKFGKLDIGRFPKIGEKYHVSDSSFSRQLPTVILFRQGKEVARRPYADSKGKLVKFFFSSDNVKAAFDLNNLYKECKDNPIKAIKSIAEKKKE; the protein is encoded by the coding sequence ATGTCGTTTAAAGAAGacctactgctgctgctaaaaCCCTACTATTGGATCAACATTCTTATGAGCATTTCGTTCATCGTCGCAAAGCGAGCACCGTTCATCTGTGACTATTTATGGACTAATCTGTTTCAACAAGAGGACCAGTGCGAGCTCGATGGGCGCGAAACGGAAATCCTGTTCTTTCTGCTGATTGTGGTCATGATCCGGACGAGGAAAACAGGCAGTGTGACGATGATCAACTATCTTACCTCCAGCTTCATGTACACGAAAATAGCAAATCTGGGCCTGTGGTTTTACAACGATATCCGTCTCGGCATGATCTACTTCGTGTTTTTCATCTTGGTTGCTCTACTCTTGCCAGAACCGACGTACACCGGACCGGAGAATGTGCTGTACTTCCGTACCGAGAACGGATTGCAGGAGGAGCTCGAGAAAGACAAGCGCGTTACTTGGCTGGTAACGTTCTACACGGTTTGGAATCCTGCGTGTGTGACTTTTGCTCCTGTTTTTTCGGAACTATCGAATGAATACGCCTTGTCGAACTTGAAGTTTGGAAAGCTGGACATCGGACGGTTCCCAAAGATTGGCGAAAAGTACCATGTCTCCGACAGCTCCTTCAGCCGTCAATTACCTACCGTGATCCTGTTTCGTCAGGGTAAAGAAGTCGCTCGTCGGCCGTACGCGGACAGTAAGGGCAAACTAGTGAAGTTCTTCTTTTCTTCCGATAACGTGAAAGCTGcctttgatttgaataatCTATACAAAGAATGTAAAGATAACCCCATCAAGGCAATCAAATCGATAGCcgaaaagaagaaggagtaa
- the LOC128302821 gene encoding uncharacterized protein LOC128302821, producing the protein MEEIPSIRRRSSLFSMNHASDSGSTSNELVKYEKQLRLEIKQWSCLLRTKSHKIQQLRASSHKVDASILSDEQRRYLADGPTVDNYIAETETFDKAITKYVEQKSFLMERNAHIVEQAKALVELEIKDKISSELSGTIVP; encoded by the exons ATGGAAGAAATTCCGTCTATTCGTCGACGCTCATCGTTGTTTTCCATGAATCATG CTAGTGATTCCGGCTCAACCTCAAATGAACTAGTCAA ATATGAGAAGCAGCTCCGGCTTGAAATAAAACAGTGGAGTTGTTTGCTTCGTACCAAATCTCATAAGATACAGCAGTTACGTGCATCGTCCCACAAGGTGGATGCTTCCATTTTGAGCGATGAGCAGCGAAGATATCTGGCTGACGGTCCAACAGTGGATAATTACATTGCCGAAACCGAAACATTCGATAAAGCGATCACCAAATACGTTGAGCAAAAATCATTTCTGATGGAAAGGAATGCGCATATTGTGGAACAGGCGAAAGCATTAGTGGAACTAGAGATTAAAGATAAAATATCCAGCGAGCTATCGGGAACTATCGTTCCATAG
- the LOC128304312 gene encoding peptidyl-prolyl cis-trans isomerase-like 3, producing MSVTLHTDVGDIKIELFCDDCPKTCENFLALCAGDYYNGNLFHRNIKGFIVQTGDPTGTGKGGQSIWKRKYEDEFKENLKHNERGMVSMANSGPNTNGSQFFFTYAAQPALDLKYTLFAKVIDGFEALDELEKLTVNPKTYRPLAEKKINSVTIHANPLAG from the exons ATG agCGTAACATTACACACTGATGTCGGGGACATAAAGATTGAGTTGTTTTGTGACGATTGTCCAAAGACTTGTGAAAACTTCCTAGCTCTGTGTGCGGGCGATTACTATAATGGGAATCTATTTCATAGAAATATCAAAGGATTCATCGTTCAAACCGGCGATCCTACAGGCACAGGAAAGGGAGGTCAGTCAATCTGGAAACGGAAGTACGAAGAcgaatttaaagaaaatctAAAACATAACGAGCGCGGCATGGTATCGATGGCGAACAGTGGACCTAACACAAATGGAAGTCAATTTTTCTTTACGTATGCCGCTCAACCTGCCCTGGATCTGAAGTATACGCTATTCGCCAA GGTCATTGACGGGTTTGAGGCATTGGATGAGCTGGAGAAACTTACCGTGAATCCCAAAACTTATCGACCTTTGgcagagaaaaaaattaacagtGTCACAATACATGCGAATCCGTTGGCTGGATAG